In the Colius striatus isolate bColStr4 chromosome W, bColStr4.1.hap1, whole genome shotgun sequence genome, one interval contains:
- the LOC133628681 gene encoding nuclear receptor subfamily 1 group D member 1-like isoform X2 has protein sequence MAAPEAGSTGSQLAFLPQALPGCHACIPTQHVPRQPDCPHPMWGQYPWQVWCVGGARAAMGHLWDQEASMILLCGPPEAALSTSIGVPSGPGEAEPGAAQCMCGPTALPAGGVISYVGSSGASPNCTSPISLCSDSSNISSQSGSQPFPTYFPPSPTGSLQDFRTYGRGSLASREDGSPSSSSSSSSSSSSFSLYDSSVNFPGVQQVPVDERRRSLPSKAGSTITKLNGMVLLCKVCGDVASGFHYGVHACEGCKGFFRRSIQQNIQYKKCLKNENCSIVRINRNRCQQCRFKKCLLVGMSRDAVRFGRIPKREKQRMLVEMQSAMSGIASIPPGMASLSEGPALGRGRALPPCLPPLVPPACFSQFPQQLTPPRSPSPGGATEDVIAQVAKAHKEIFVYAHDKLGSPPACDTSLPRWDAPPTWASSPPEPWLCPPTYPNSLVRGTKDVLACPMNSHRPGCSGRSVQEIWEDFSLSFTPAVREVVEFAKHIPGFQALSQHDQVTLLKAGTFEEQTVTFMSRTKYSLEELWGMGMGDLLSSMFEFSEKLSALNLTDEELGLFTAVVLVSADRSGMEDTASVEQLQETLIRALRALVLKTHPAETSRFTKLLLKLPDLRTLNNLHSEKLLSFRIDAQ, from the exons ATGGCGGCCCCCGAAGCCGGCAGCACAG GTTCCCAGCTTGCATTTCTCCCACAAGCGCTCCCTGGGTGCCATGCCTGTATCCCCACCCAACACGTGCCCAGGCAACCTGACTGTCCTCATCCCATGTGGGGCCAATACCCATGGCAGGTGTGGTGCGTAGGTGGTGCACGTGCAGCCATGGGACACCTGTGGGACCAGGAGGCATCTATGATTCTTCTCTGTGGACCACCTGAGGCTGCTCTATCCACCTCTATTGGGGTCCCCTCTGggccaggggaggctgagcccGGCGCAGCTCAGTGCATGTGTGGCCccactgctctgcctgcaggcGGTGTGATCAGCTACGTGGGCTCCAGCGGCGCCTCACCCAACTGCACCAGCCCCATCTCACTCTGTAGCGACAGCTCCAACATCAGCTCACAGTCGGGCTCTCAGCCCTTCCCCACCTACTTTCCCCCATCACCCACTGGCTCCCTGCAGGATTTCCGTACCTATGGCAGGGGCTCGCTGGCCTCCCGTGAAGATGGCTCcccttcatcttcctcctcctcatcctcctcctcctcctccttctccttgtaCGACTCCTCGGTGAACTTCCCTGGGGTGCAGCAGGTCCCCGTGGATGAGCGGCGCCGCAGCTTGCCCAGCAAAGCTGGCAGCACCATCACCA AGCTGAACGGTATGGTGCTGCTCTGCAAGGTCTGTGGGGATGTTGCCTCCGGTTTCCACTACGGTGTCCATGCCTGTGAAGGCTGCAAG GGCTTCTTCCGCCGCAGTATCCAGCAGAACATCCAGTACAAGAAGTGCCTCAAGAATGAGAACTGCTCCATTGTCCGCATCAACCGCAATCGCTGCCAGCAGTGCCGCTTCAAGAAGTGCCTGCTGGTTGGCATGTCCCGTGATG CTGTGCGCTTTGGGCGCATCCCCAAGCGGGAAAAGCAGCGGATGCTGGTGGAGATGCAGAGCGCGATGAGTGGCATAGCCAGCATCCCACCAGGGATGGCCAGCCTCAGCGAGGGTCCAGCGCTGGGCAGGGGTCGTGCACTGCCCCCCTGCCTCCCACCGCTCGTTCCCCCTGCCTGCTTCTCGCAGTTTCCGCAGCAGCTTACCCCCCCGCGCTCGCCCAGCCCCGGGGGTGCCACCGAGGACGTCATCGCACAGGTGGCCAAGGCTCACAAGGAGATCTTTGTCTATGCACATGACAAGCTGGGTTCCCCCCCGGCCTGCGACACCAGCCTCCCGCGCTGGGATGCACCCCCGACCTGGGCCTCCAGCCCCCCTGAACCCTGGCTCTGCCCCCCCACCTACCCCAACTCCCTCGTGCGGGGCACCAAGGACGTCCTG GCCTGCCCCATGAACAGCCACCGGCCTGGCTGCAGTGGGCGCTCGGTGCAGGAGATCTGGGAGGATTTCTCCCTCAGCTTCACCCCTGCCGTCCGTGAGGTGGTCGAGTTCGCCAAGCACATTCCAGGCTTCCAGGCCCTCTCCCAACACGACCAGGTCACTCTGCTCAAGGCTGGCACCTTTGAG GAGCAGACGGTGACATTCATGAGCCGGACGAAGTACAGCCTAGAGGAGCTGTGGGGCATGGGCATGGGCGACCTCCTCAGCTCCATGTTTGAGTTCAGTGAGAAGCTCAGCGCCCTCAACCTCACCGAcgaggagctggggctcttcaccGCCGTTGTCCTGGTTTCGGCAG ACCGCTCGGGCATGGAGGACACGGCGTCGGTGGAGCAGCTACAGGAGACACTGATCCGTGCCCTGCGTGCCCTCGTCTTGAAGACGCACCCGGCCGAGACGTCGCGTTTCaccaagctgctgctgaagctgccTGACCTGCGCACCCTCAACAACCTTCACTCCGAGAAACTACTCTCCTTCCGTATTGATGCCCAGTAG
- the LOC133628681 gene encoding nuclear receptor subfamily 1 group D member 1-like isoform X3: MAAPEAGSTGGVISYVGSSGASPNCTSPISLCSDSSNISSQSGSQPFPTYFPPSPTGSLQDFRTYGRGSLASREDGSPSSSSSSSSSSSSFSLYDSSVNFPGVQQVPVDERRRSLPSKAGSTITKLNGMVLLCKVCGDVASGFHYGVHACEGCKGFFRRSIQQNIQYKKCLKNENCSIVRINRNRCQQCRFKKCLLVGMSRDAVRFGRIPKREKQRMLVEMQSAMSGIASIPPGMASLSEGPALGRGRALPPCLPPLVPPACFSQFPQQLTPPRSPSPGGATEDVIAQVAKAHKEIFVYAHDKLGSPPACDTSLPRWDAPPTWASSPPEPWLCPPTYPNSLVRGTKDVLACPMNSHRPGCSGRSVQEIWEDFSLSFTPAVREVVEFAKHIPGFQALSQHDQVTLLKAGTFEVLMVRFASLFDVKEQTVTFMSRTKYSLEELWGMGMGDLLSSMFEFSEKLSALNLTDEELGLFTAVVLVSADRSGMEDTASVEQLQETLIRALRALVLKTHPAETSRFTKLLLKLPDLRTLNNLHSEKLLSFRIDAQ; encoded by the exons ATGGCGGCCCCCGAAGCCGGCAGCACAG gcGGTGTGATCAGCTACGTGGGCTCCAGCGGCGCCTCACCCAACTGCACCAGCCCCATCTCACTCTGTAGCGACAGCTCCAACATCAGCTCACAGTCGGGCTCTCAGCCCTTCCCCACCTACTTTCCCCCATCACCCACTGGCTCCCTGCAGGATTTCCGTACCTATGGCAGGGGCTCGCTGGCCTCCCGTGAAGATGGCTCcccttcatcttcctcctcctcatcctcctcctcctcctccttctccttgtaCGACTCCTCGGTGAACTTCCCTGGGGTGCAGCAGGTCCCCGTGGATGAGCGGCGCCGCAGCTTGCCCAGCAAAGCTGGCAGCACCATCACCA AGCTGAACGGTATGGTGCTGCTCTGCAAGGTCTGTGGGGATGTTGCCTCCGGTTTCCACTACGGTGTCCATGCCTGTGAAGGCTGCAAG GGCTTCTTCCGCCGCAGTATCCAGCAGAACATCCAGTACAAGAAGTGCCTCAAGAATGAGAACTGCTCCATTGTCCGCATCAACCGCAATCGCTGCCAGCAGTGCCGCTTCAAGAAGTGCCTGCTGGTTGGCATGTCCCGTGATG CTGTGCGCTTTGGGCGCATCCCCAAGCGGGAAAAGCAGCGGATGCTGGTGGAGATGCAGAGCGCGATGAGTGGCATAGCCAGCATCCCACCAGGGATGGCCAGCCTCAGCGAGGGTCCAGCGCTGGGCAGGGGTCGTGCACTGCCCCCCTGCCTCCCACCGCTCGTTCCCCCTGCCTGCTTCTCGCAGTTTCCGCAGCAGCTTACCCCCCCGCGCTCGCCCAGCCCCGGGGGTGCCACCGAGGACGTCATCGCACAGGTGGCCAAGGCTCACAAGGAGATCTTTGTCTATGCACATGACAAGCTGGGTTCCCCCCCGGCCTGCGACACCAGCCTCCCGCGCTGGGATGCACCCCCGACCTGGGCCTCCAGCCCCCCTGAACCCTGGCTCTGCCCCCCCACCTACCCCAACTCCCTCGTGCGGGGCACCAAGGACGTCCTG GCCTGCCCCATGAACAGCCACCGGCCTGGCTGCAGTGGGCGCTCGGTGCAGGAGATCTGGGAGGATTTCTCCCTCAGCTTCACCCCTGCCGTCCGTGAGGTGGTCGAGTTCGCCAAGCACATTCCAGGCTTCCAGGCCCTCTCCCAACACGACCAGGTCACTCTGCTCAAGGCTGGCACCTTTGAG GTGCTGATGGTTCGCTTCGCCTCCCTGTTCGACGTGAAGGAGCAGACGGTGACATTCATGAGCCGGACGAAGTACAGCCTAGAGGAGCTGTGGGGCATGGGCATGGGCGACCTCCTCAGCTCCATGTTTGAGTTCAGTGAGAAGCTCAGCGCCCTCAACCTCACCGAcgaggagctggggctcttcaccGCCGTTGTCCTGGTTTCGGCAG ACCGCTCGGGCATGGAGGACACGGCGTCGGTGGAGCAGCTACAGGAGACACTGATCCGTGCCCTGCGTGCCCTCGTCTTGAAGACGCACCCGGCCGAGACGTCGCGTTTCaccaagctgctgctgaagctgccTGACCTGCGCACCCTCAACAACCTTCACTCCGAGAAACTACTCTCCTTCCGTATTGATGCCCAGTAG
- the LOC133628681 gene encoding nuclear receptor subfamily 1 group D member 1-like isoform X4 encodes MAAPEAGSTGSQLAFLPQALPGCHACIPTQHVPRQPDCPHPMWGQYPWQVWCVGGARAAMGHLWDQEASMILLCGPPEAALSTSIGVPSGPGEAEPGAAQCMCGPTALPAGGVISYVGSSGASPNCTSPISLCSDSSNISSQSGSQPFPTYFPPSPTGSLQDFRTYGRGSLASREDGSPSSSSSSSSSSSSFSLYDSSVNFPGVQQVPVDERRRSLPSKAGSTITKLNGMVLLCKVCGDVASGFHYGVHACEGCKGFFRRSIQQNIQYKKCLKNENCSIVRINRNRCQQCRFKKCLLVGMSRDAVRFGRIPKREKQRMLVEMQSAMSGIASIPPGMASLSEGPALGRGRALPPCLPPLVPPACFSQFPQQLTPPRSPSPGGATEDVIAQVAKAHKEIFVYAHDKLGSPPACDTSLPRWDAPPTWASSPPEPWLCPPTYPNSLVRGTKDVLAGGALQCRAELCHAVAPRPAP; translated from the exons ATGGCGGCCCCCGAAGCCGGCAGCACAG GTTCCCAGCTTGCATTTCTCCCACAAGCGCTCCCTGGGTGCCATGCCTGTATCCCCACCCAACACGTGCCCAGGCAACCTGACTGTCCTCATCCCATGTGGGGCCAATACCCATGGCAGGTGTGGTGCGTAGGTGGTGCACGTGCAGCCATGGGACACCTGTGGGACCAGGAGGCATCTATGATTCTTCTCTGTGGACCACCTGAGGCTGCTCTATCCACCTCTATTGGGGTCCCCTCTGggccaggggaggctgagcccGGCGCAGCTCAGTGCATGTGTGGCCccactgctctgcctgcaggcGGTGTGATCAGCTACGTGGGCTCCAGCGGCGCCTCACCCAACTGCACCAGCCCCATCTCACTCTGTAGCGACAGCTCCAACATCAGCTCACAGTCGGGCTCTCAGCCCTTCCCCACCTACTTTCCCCCATCACCCACTGGCTCCCTGCAGGATTTCCGTACCTATGGCAGGGGCTCGCTGGCCTCCCGTGAAGATGGCTCcccttcatcttcctcctcctcatcctcctcctcctcctccttctccttgtaCGACTCCTCGGTGAACTTCCCTGGGGTGCAGCAGGTCCCCGTGGATGAGCGGCGCCGCAGCTTGCCCAGCAAAGCTGGCAGCACCATCACCA AGCTGAACGGTATGGTGCTGCTCTGCAAGGTCTGTGGGGATGTTGCCTCCGGTTTCCACTACGGTGTCCATGCCTGTGAAGGCTGCAAG GGCTTCTTCCGCCGCAGTATCCAGCAGAACATCCAGTACAAGAAGTGCCTCAAGAATGAGAACTGCTCCATTGTCCGCATCAACCGCAATCGCTGCCAGCAGTGCCGCTTCAAGAAGTGCCTGCTGGTTGGCATGTCCCGTGATG CTGTGCGCTTTGGGCGCATCCCCAAGCGGGAAAAGCAGCGGATGCTGGTGGAGATGCAGAGCGCGATGAGTGGCATAGCCAGCATCCCACCAGGGATGGCCAGCCTCAGCGAGGGTCCAGCGCTGGGCAGGGGTCGTGCACTGCCCCCCTGCCTCCCACCGCTCGTTCCCCCTGCCTGCTTCTCGCAGTTTCCGCAGCAGCTTACCCCCCCGCGCTCGCCCAGCCCCGGGGGTGCCACCGAGGACGTCATCGCACAGGTGGCCAAGGCTCACAAGGAGATCTTTGTCTATGCACATGACAAGCTGGGTTCCCCCCCGGCCTGCGACACCAGCCTCCCGCGCTGGGATGCACCCCCGACCTGGGCCTCCAGCCCCCCTGAACCCTGGCTCTGCCCCCCCACCTACCCCAACTCCCTCGTGCGGGGCACCAAGGACGTCCTG GCCGGGGGAGCCCTGCAGTGCCGAGCTGAACTGTGCCATGCTGTTGCCCCCAGGCCTGCCCCATGA
- the LOC133628681 gene encoding nuclear receptor subfamily 1 group D member 1-like isoform X1, whose product MAAPEAGSTGSQLAFLPQALPGCHACIPTQHVPRQPDCPHPMWGQYPWQVWCVGGARAAMGHLWDQEASMILLCGPPEAALSTSIGVPSGPGEAEPGAAQCMCGPTALPAGGVISYVGSSGASPNCTSPISLCSDSSNISSQSGSQPFPTYFPPSPTGSLQDFRTYGRGSLASREDGSPSSSSSSSSSSSSFSLYDSSVNFPGVQQVPVDERRRSLPSKAGSTITKLNGMVLLCKVCGDVASGFHYGVHACEGCKGFFRRSIQQNIQYKKCLKNENCSIVRINRNRCQQCRFKKCLLVGMSRDAVRFGRIPKREKQRMLVEMQSAMSGIASIPPGMASLSEGPALGRGRALPPCLPPLVPPACFSQFPQQLTPPRSPSPGGATEDVIAQVAKAHKEIFVYAHDKLGSPPACDTSLPRWDAPPTWASSPPEPWLCPPTYPNSLVRGTKDVLACPMNSHRPGCSGRSVQEIWEDFSLSFTPAVREVVEFAKHIPGFQALSQHDQVTLLKAGTFEVLMVRFASLFDVKEQTVTFMSRTKYSLEELWGMGMGDLLSSMFEFSEKLSALNLTDEELGLFTAVVLVSADRSGMEDTASVEQLQETLIRALRALVLKTHPAETSRFTKLLLKLPDLRTLNNLHSEKLLSFRIDAQ is encoded by the exons ATGGCGGCCCCCGAAGCCGGCAGCACAG GTTCCCAGCTTGCATTTCTCCCACAAGCGCTCCCTGGGTGCCATGCCTGTATCCCCACCCAACACGTGCCCAGGCAACCTGACTGTCCTCATCCCATGTGGGGCCAATACCCATGGCAGGTGTGGTGCGTAGGTGGTGCACGTGCAGCCATGGGACACCTGTGGGACCAGGAGGCATCTATGATTCTTCTCTGTGGACCACCTGAGGCTGCTCTATCCACCTCTATTGGGGTCCCCTCTGggccaggggaggctgagcccGGCGCAGCTCAGTGCATGTGTGGCCccactgctctgcctgcaggcGGTGTGATCAGCTACGTGGGCTCCAGCGGCGCCTCACCCAACTGCACCAGCCCCATCTCACTCTGTAGCGACAGCTCCAACATCAGCTCACAGTCGGGCTCTCAGCCCTTCCCCACCTACTTTCCCCCATCACCCACTGGCTCCCTGCAGGATTTCCGTACCTATGGCAGGGGCTCGCTGGCCTCCCGTGAAGATGGCTCcccttcatcttcctcctcctcatcctcctcctcctcctccttctccttgtaCGACTCCTCGGTGAACTTCCCTGGGGTGCAGCAGGTCCCCGTGGATGAGCGGCGCCGCAGCTTGCCCAGCAAAGCTGGCAGCACCATCACCA AGCTGAACGGTATGGTGCTGCTCTGCAAGGTCTGTGGGGATGTTGCCTCCGGTTTCCACTACGGTGTCCATGCCTGTGAAGGCTGCAAG GGCTTCTTCCGCCGCAGTATCCAGCAGAACATCCAGTACAAGAAGTGCCTCAAGAATGAGAACTGCTCCATTGTCCGCATCAACCGCAATCGCTGCCAGCAGTGCCGCTTCAAGAAGTGCCTGCTGGTTGGCATGTCCCGTGATG CTGTGCGCTTTGGGCGCATCCCCAAGCGGGAAAAGCAGCGGATGCTGGTGGAGATGCAGAGCGCGATGAGTGGCATAGCCAGCATCCCACCAGGGATGGCCAGCCTCAGCGAGGGTCCAGCGCTGGGCAGGGGTCGTGCACTGCCCCCCTGCCTCCCACCGCTCGTTCCCCCTGCCTGCTTCTCGCAGTTTCCGCAGCAGCTTACCCCCCCGCGCTCGCCCAGCCCCGGGGGTGCCACCGAGGACGTCATCGCACAGGTGGCCAAGGCTCACAAGGAGATCTTTGTCTATGCACATGACAAGCTGGGTTCCCCCCCGGCCTGCGACACCAGCCTCCCGCGCTGGGATGCACCCCCGACCTGGGCCTCCAGCCCCCCTGAACCCTGGCTCTGCCCCCCCACCTACCCCAACTCCCTCGTGCGGGGCACCAAGGACGTCCTG GCCTGCCCCATGAACAGCCACCGGCCTGGCTGCAGTGGGCGCTCGGTGCAGGAGATCTGGGAGGATTTCTCCCTCAGCTTCACCCCTGCCGTCCGTGAGGTGGTCGAGTTCGCCAAGCACATTCCAGGCTTCCAGGCCCTCTCCCAACACGACCAGGTCACTCTGCTCAAGGCTGGCACCTTTGAG GTGCTGATGGTTCGCTTCGCCTCCCTGTTCGACGTGAAGGAGCAGACGGTGACATTCATGAGCCGGACGAAGTACAGCCTAGAGGAGCTGTGGGGCATGGGCATGGGCGACCTCCTCAGCTCCATGTTTGAGTTCAGTGAGAAGCTCAGCGCCCTCAACCTCACCGAcgaggagctggggctcttcaccGCCGTTGTCCTGGTTTCGGCAG ACCGCTCGGGCATGGAGGACACGGCGTCGGTGGAGCAGCTACAGGAGACACTGATCCGTGCCCTGCGTGCCCTCGTCTTGAAGACGCACCCGGCCGAGACGTCGCGTTTCaccaagctgctgctgaagctgccTGACCTGCGCACCCTCAACAACCTTCACTCCGAGAAACTACTCTCCTTCCGTATTGATGCCCAGTAG
- the LOC133628681 gene encoding nuclear receptor subfamily 1 group D member 1-like isoform X5, with amino-acid sequence MRTGTASRSRAPIDRDRAVLHSGDFRTYGRGSLASREDGSPSSSSSSSSSSSSFSLYDSSVNFPGVQQVPVDERRRSLPSKAGSTITKLNGMVLLCKVCGDVASGFHYGVHACEGCKGFFRRSIQQNIQYKKCLKNENCSIVRINRNRCQQCRFKKCLLVGMSRDAVRFGRIPKREKQRMLVEMQSAMSGIASIPPGMASLSEGPALGRGRALPPCLPPLVPPACFSQFPQQLTPPRSPSPGGATEDVIAQVAKAHKEIFVYAHDKLGSPPACDTSLPRWDAPPTWASSPPEPWLCPPTYPNSLVRGTKDVLACPMNSHRPGCSGRSVQEIWEDFSLSFTPAVREVVEFAKHIPGFQALSQHDQVTLLKAGTFEVLMVRFASLFDVKEQTVTFMSRTKYSLEELWGMGMGDLLSSMFEFSEKLSALNLTDEELGLFTAVVLVSADRSGMEDTASVEQLQETLIRALRALVLKTHPAETSRFTKLLLKLPDLRTLNNLHSEKLLSFRIDAQ; translated from the exons ATGCGCACTGGGACCGCATCCCGGAGCAGGGCTCCTATCGACCGGGACCGGGCGGTCCTGCATAGCGGG GATTTCCGTACCTATGGCAGGGGCTCGCTGGCCTCCCGTGAAGATGGCTCcccttcatcttcctcctcctcatcctcctcctcctcctccttctccttgtaCGACTCCTCGGTGAACTTCCCTGGGGTGCAGCAGGTCCCCGTGGATGAGCGGCGCCGCAGCTTGCCCAGCAAAGCTGGCAGCACCATCACCA AGCTGAACGGTATGGTGCTGCTCTGCAAGGTCTGTGGGGATGTTGCCTCCGGTTTCCACTACGGTGTCCATGCCTGTGAAGGCTGCAAG GGCTTCTTCCGCCGCAGTATCCAGCAGAACATCCAGTACAAGAAGTGCCTCAAGAATGAGAACTGCTCCATTGTCCGCATCAACCGCAATCGCTGCCAGCAGTGCCGCTTCAAGAAGTGCCTGCTGGTTGGCATGTCCCGTGATG CTGTGCGCTTTGGGCGCATCCCCAAGCGGGAAAAGCAGCGGATGCTGGTGGAGATGCAGAGCGCGATGAGTGGCATAGCCAGCATCCCACCAGGGATGGCCAGCCTCAGCGAGGGTCCAGCGCTGGGCAGGGGTCGTGCACTGCCCCCCTGCCTCCCACCGCTCGTTCCCCCTGCCTGCTTCTCGCAGTTTCCGCAGCAGCTTACCCCCCCGCGCTCGCCCAGCCCCGGGGGTGCCACCGAGGACGTCATCGCACAGGTGGCCAAGGCTCACAAGGAGATCTTTGTCTATGCACATGACAAGCTGGGTTCCCCCCCGGCCTGCGACACCAGCCTCCCGCGCTGGGATGCACCCCCGACCTGGGCCTCCAGCCCCCCTGAACCCTGGCTCTGCCCCCCCACCTACCCCAACTCCCTCGTGCGGGGCACCAAGGACGTCCTG GCCTGCCCCATGAACAGCCACCGGCCTGGCTGCAGTGGGCGCTCGGTGCAGGAGATCTGGGAGGATTTCTCCCTCAGCTTCACCCCTGCCGTCCGTGAGGTGGTCGAGTTCGCCAAGCACATTCCAGGCTTCCAGGCCCTCTCCCAACACGACCAGGTCACTCTGCTCAAGGCTGGCACCTTTGAG GTGCTGATGGTTCGCTTCGCCTCCCTGTTCGACGTGAAGGAGCAGACGGTGACATTCATGAGCCGGACGAAGTACAGCCTAGAGGAGCTGTGGGGCATGGGCATGGGCGACCTCCTCAGCTCCATGTTTGAGTTCAGTGAGAAGCTCAGCGCCCTCAACCTCACCGAcgaggagctggggctcttcaccGCCGTTGTCCTGGTTTCGGCAG ACCGCTCGGGCATGGAGGACACGGCGTCGGTGGAGCAGCTACAGGAGACACTGATCCGTGCCCTGCGTGCCCTCGTCTTGAAGACGCACCCGGCCGAGACGTCGCGTTTCaccaagctgctgctgaagctgccTGACCTGCGCACCCTCAACAACCTTCACTCCGAGAAACTACTCTCCTTCCGTATTGATGCCCAGTAG
- the LOC133628682 gene encoding thyroid hormone receptor alpha-like — translation MEQKPRTLDPLSEPEDTRWLDGKRKRKSSQCLVKSSMSGYIPSYLDKDEQCVVCGDKATGYHYRCITCEGCKGFFRRTIQKNLHPTYSCKYDGCCVIDKITRNQCQLCRFKKCISVGMAMDLVLDDSKRVAKRKLIEENRERRRKEEMIKSLQHRPNPSAEEWELIHVVTEAHRSTNAQGSHWKQKRKFLPDDIGQSPMASMPDGDKVDLEAFSEFTKIITPAITRVVDFAKKLPMFSELPCEDQIILLKGCCMEIMSLRAAVRYDPESETLTLSGEMAVKREQLKNGGLGVVSDAIFDLGKSLSAFNLDDTEVALLQAVLLMSSDRTGLICVEKIEKCQETYLLAFEHYINYRKHNIPHFWPKLLMKVTDLRMIGACHASRFLHMKVECPTELFPPLFLEVFEDQEV, via the exons ATGGAACAGAAGCCCAGAACCCTGGACCCACTGTCGGAGCCAGAGGATACCCG GTGGCTGGATGGCAAGCGCAAAAGAAAGAGCAGCCAATGTTTGGTGAAGAGCAGCATGTCAG GGTACATCCCTAGTTACCTGGACAAAGATGAACAGTGCGTGGTGTGCGGGGACAAAGCCACCGGCTACCACTACCGCTGCATCACCTGCGAGGGCTGCAAG GGCTTTTTCCGTCGGACCATCCAGAAGAACCTGCACCCCACCTACTCCTGCAAGTATGATGGCTGCTGCGTCATTGACAAGATCACCCGCAACCAGTGCCAGCTCTGCCGCTTCAAGAAGTGCATCTCTGTGGGCATGGCCATGGACT TGGTGCTGGATGACTCAAAGCGAGTAGCAAAGCGGAAGCTGATTGAGGAGAaccgggagcggcggcggaaAGAGGAGATGATCAAATCACTGCAGCATCGCCCCAACCCCAGCGCCGAGGAGTGGGAGCTGATCCACGTGGTGACCGAGGCCCATCGCAGCACCAACGCCCAGGGCAGCCACTGGAAGCAGAAGCGGAAATTCCTG cccGATGACATCGGCCAGTCACCCATGGCCTCCATGCCCGACGGGGACAAAGTCGATCTGGAGGCGTTCAGTGAGTTTACAAAAATCATCACCCCAGCCATCACCCGCGTGGTTGACTTTGCCAAAAAACTGCCCATGTTTTCAGAG CTGCCTTGTGAAGACCAGATCATCCTGCTGAAGGGCTGCTGCATGGAGATCATGTCGCTACGGGCGGCCGTGCGCTATGATCCTGAGAGTGAGACGCTGACGCTCAGCGGGGAGATGGCGGTCAAGCGGGAGCAGCTCAAGAACGGTGGCCTCGGCGTTGTCTCCGATGCCATCTTCGACCTGGGCAAGTCCCTCTCTGCCTTCAACTTGGATGATACCGAGGTggccctgctccaggctgtgctgctcaTGTCCTCAG ACCGCACAGGGCTGATCTGTGTGGAGAAGATTGAGAAGTGCCAGGAGACGTACCTGTTGGCTTTCGAGCACTACATCAACTACCGCAAACACAACATTCCCCACTTCTGGCCCAAGCTGCTGATGAAGGTGACAGATCTGCGGATGATCGGCGCCTGCCACGCCAGCCGCTTCCTGCACATGAAGGTGGAGTGTCCCACCGAGCTCTTCCCCCCCCTCTTCCTCGAGGTCTTCGAGGACCAGGAGGTGTAG